In Rhodamnia argentea isolate NSW1041297 chromosome 11, ASM2092103v1, whole genome shotgun sequence, one genomic interval encodes:
- the LOC115746987 gene encoding red chlorophyll catabolite reductase — MAVVFRHLSLLSPLPPPPSPSRSPSSRSSSARFAAAAASSSSSSRSPSPASPMEAADKFMEFPHVSAPHRSLMIDLVSAVEERLGSQLLPCALPHDVRYYQSDAGSARGSLYVRRGQGPSKVDFLLGSWLNCQLPTGGSLNITSLSVYLNNSTDAPNFLFELIRSSPTSLVLILDLPPRKDLVTDPDYLSTFYEDTQLESRRQVLDKLPEAQPYFSSALYIRCVVSPTAIMLRIESGAGKAERLDEIVENHVSPVAKEVLGIWLDKCAAVDRNVEEEERAYLGRRDGIIKRKTIEIDLGSSFPRLFGPEIAKRVLDVLREVYGV, encoded by the exons ATGGCAGTCGTCTTCCGCCACCTCTCGCTACTCTCCCCACTCcctccgccgccgtcgccgtctCGGTCCCCGTCTTCTCGCTCTTCCTCTGCTCGattcgctgctgctgctgcttcttcttcttcttcttctcgatcGCCGTCTCCGGCGTCACCAATGGAAGCTGCGGACAAGTTCATGGAGTTCCCTCACGTGTCGGCCCCGCACAGGAGCCTGATGATCGACCTCGTGTCCGCGGTGGAGGAGCGGCTGGGGTCTCAATTGCTTCCCTGCGCTCTCCCGCACGATGTCCGGTACTACCAGAGCGACGCCGGTTCGGCTCGCGGCTCTCTGTACGTCAGGCGCGGCCAGGGCCCCTCCAAG GTTGATTTTTTGTTAGGAAGTTGGCTAAACTGTCAGCTTCCAACTGGAGGATCACTCAACATCACCAGCCTTTCGGTCTACCTCAACAATTCAACCGATGCTCCAAATTTTCTGTTCGAACTCATAAGGAGCAGCCCAACATCGCTGGTCCTAATCCTTGATTTGCCACCTCGCAAGGACCTCGTAACTGACCCGGACTACCTTTCAACATTCTATGAGGATACCCAGTTGGAGTCCCGCAGGCAAGTGCTCGACAAACTTCCAGAGGCTCAGCCTTATTTCTCCTCGGCCCTTTACATACGCTGCGTAGTCTCTCCCACAGCTATCATGCTTCGCATAGAGAGTGGGGCAGGTAAAGCAGAACGCTTGGACGAGATTGTCGAGAATCACGTCTCCCCTGTTGCCAAAGAGGTCCTGGGAATATGGCTGGATAAGTGTGCCGCTGTGGACAGAAAtgtggaagaggaggagagggcgTACTTAGGGAGAAGGGATGGGATAATCAAGAGGAAAACTATCGAGATCGATCTTGGGTCCAGCTTTCCGAGGTTGTTTGGTCCGGAGATAGCTAAGAGAGTCTTGGATGTGCTAAGAGAGGTTTATGGTGTATGA